In Afipia carboxidovorans OM5, the sequence GCCGGGGAGATGGCGCGCATGTCCTTGGTGACCCACAGGCCGACATCGGTGGCGCCACTGACGATGGTCGGGTTGCGCTCGGTCGCGATCGCATCCGCCAGATCATCGACATTCGCGGGGAGAATGATGCGGCTGCCGCCATGCTCGATCTCGACGCGGCGGTTGTCGTGCAGCTTGTCGAGCCGGGTTTGAATTTCGTCATACGTCTGCTTGAGAGGATCGTCTGCGACGGAGCCGTAATGCGAGATCGTGCGCGCAGCTTTCATGACCGGCTCATAGCCGGTGCAGCGGCAGAGATTGCCTTGCAGCGTGCGCTCGATCGTTGCATCGGACGGGGAGGGGCTTGCGAGCCACATCGCATAAAGCGACATGACGATGCCCGGCGTGCAGAAGCCGCATTGCGAGCCATGCGTATCGACCATCGCCTGCTGAATAGGATTGAGCCGGCCATCAGGCTTGGTGAGATGCTCCACGGTGACGACGTGACAGCCATCAATGGAGGCGAGAAGGCGGATGCAGGAATCGACGGCTTCATAAACGAGCCGGCCGTCGCGAAGCCTGCCGATCAGCGTGGTGCAGGCACCGCAATCGCCCGCCGCGCAGCCTTCCTTGCTGCCAACCATGCCTCTGCGCAGGCGCAGATAATCAAGCAGCGTGTCGCTGGCTGCGACATCCGACAGCACGACATCGTGGCCGTTCAGGATGAAGCGAATGCAGGTGCGCGGGCCACTGTTACCCATCGGGGCCGTTCCATCCGGTCAGATACGGCCATCTAGATCAGGTGGCCGTCTTCATCATTGATGCCGGGCCTGAAGGCGTTTGTCCCTCAGGCCCGGCGGTCATGTCGTACCGCACTGGCGTCGGTGCGTTTCGTGCGCTCAGTTTCCGATGAAGCCAGGCGCGTAGACGTCGTTGACCGTCACCTTCGACTTCAGATCGAAAGCGTTGGACACGAGGTCGATGGTCTTCTGCAGAAGTTCGGGATCGATCGCGCCGGTCGGGTTCTCCGGGTTCTGGACCAGCGTCGCAACGGTGCGGGTCTCCGCCTCGCCGATATCGAGATCGATGTGCGAGTGGTTCTTCTTCAGAATCTGCGCAGCCTCTTCCGGATGGGCGAGCGAATACTTCAGGCCGCGATAGGTTGCGGCGAGGAAGCGCTTGATCGTGTCCGGATTGGACTTGATGAAGTTGTCGTTTGCGATGATGCCGTTGCTGTAGAACTTCATGCCGGCTTCGGCATAGGTGAAGCGCAGCATCTTTTTGTCGCCGATGGTCTTCTGGAACAGCGCCTGGCCCATCAGATAGTCCGGCACCGCATCGGCGCGGCCGAGCGACAGCGTGCCCGCGCGGGCGTCAGGCGTGATGATGATCCAGTTGATGGTCTTGTCGTCGATGCCGGCGGCCTTGGCATAGGCCGGGAACAGGTTCTTGAGCGCGCTCGCCGCGGTGTCGGCGATCCGCTTGCCTTCGAGATCCTTCGGCTTCTTGATGCCCGACGACTCCAGCGTGAAAATCGCGTGCGGCGGGTTGTGATAGACCATCGAGACGAGCTTCACCGGCGCGCCGTCGTTGCCGCGTCCGAGAATGACGATCGAGGCGTCCGCAAAGCCGAGCTGCGCGGTGCCTGCGGCGACCTGCTTCACCGAGTCAGCGGAGCCCTGTCCGCGGACGATGTTCACGTCGAGACCGACGTCTTTGTAGAAGCCTTTCTCTCGTGCCACGAAGTAATAGCTGTGGCGGCCCATGTATCCAAAGTCGGTGGTGAAGGTGATTTTCTCCTGTGCGGCGGCCGGTTGAGGCACCAGCGCGGAGAAAGCTGCAAGGCATATTGCGAGCTTTGATATTGATTTCATTATGGGAACCTCCCGTTGAACTGTCGATCAGGCTGTCGTTTCTTGCTTTTAGGTATACAAATTCATACTGGATACAATTGTCAAGGAAGCACACTGACGCTGCTTGCGCAGGCCCCCGGATCGCTTCGGAGGGCGTCGGACGAGCGTTTCCCGGGAAGGCGTGCGAATTCATTTCGCCGCGAAAAATCAGGATGATGGCGCGCTGGCGGTCAATGCGTGGGCTGCCTGCGGTGGCAGGGAGGCGTGCGCGCCCGATCCTCACGGTATGTTCGGCCGCCATGGGGCGCGTGGCGCGACTTTGCGTCGCGCAGGTGCCGTCGCCGGTCAGTATCGATTGCGATGCGATTGCCGTTTTACCCGGCGAACTGACGCAAGCTTGTATCAACGGATGGTAAGTAACGCGGCCCCGCCGATGTGACGAACGGCCTGTTACGACGGCGTGCGCGCGTTGATGCGAAGCCGGGCCATTTGCCGCTGGTCCTGCCGATGCGGGTTCTTGTTGCGCAGAACTTCCGCGACTTCGAGGCCGGTGCTGCGCAGATGGCGCTCGA encodes:
- a CDS encoding ABC transporter substrate-binding protein gives rise to the protein MKSISKLAICLAAFSALVPQPAAAQEKITFTTDFGYMGRHSYYFVAREKGFYKDVGLDVNIVRGQGSADSVKQVAAGTAQLGFADASIVILGRGNDGAPVKLVSMVYHNPPHAIFTLESSGIKKPKDLEGKRIADTAASALKNLFPAYAKAAGIDDKTINWIIITPDARAGTLSLGRADAVPDYLMGQALFQKTIGDKKMLRFTYAEAGMKFYSNGIIANDNFIKSNPDTIKRFLAATYRGLKYSLAHPEEAAQILKKNHSHIDLDIGEAETRTVATLVQNPENPTGAIDPELLQKTIDLVSNAFDLKSKVTVNDVYAPGFIGN